The region AACATGTGTAAATTAAAATAATGAAATAGTGGCAATAGGAGGTCCCATTGATATTTAGAATGAGGAAGAGGGTAATCATTTAATATAGGTAACTGATATAGTATCACCATACCAATTAACTTATCACTTACTTACCTATATCATAATAGGACAGGGCAGAAGATGCACTCTGAGGATGGCAGGGCTGATGAGTTTAATGGtttgcatccatccatccatccttcccatTGATGGTAAATTTACATGCGGTAGCTCAAGGCGGCTGCGGGGCATTGGTCTTTGGACAGACACAGGCCTAATCTTGACCTTGGGAACAAGAGGAAATATCATTAGAATAAGGCTGGCGCTGTTCAGGATCACAGACAACCAAAGTTGCAGATGGAGACAACAATTATCATTGGTATACCCTTACTAAAACATTTCCAGTTTAATTTGAACATATAAATTATTGACATTTTCTAACTCAAGAAATTGTAAGGTATCAGTGTGTATTATGAGATTTGACAAATCAAGCCTGGGAGTTGTTTGGAAGTTAATTCAGACATGGCTCCATTTAGCAATTGACTTTGGCAGATCTGATTGGTTCATCTGACAACCTAGTCCCATGTGATTTCCCCTTGATGCATAAAATAGCTAGTCATACAGGCTGTGATATGGTTTCAACTGCCTTCATTTCATTTTTTATGAACTGAAACTCTCtctcatacaccttagccaaatacatttaaactcagttttttacaattcctgacatttaatcctagtaaaacttccctgtcttaggtcagttaggatcaccactttatttgaagaatgtgaaatgtcagaataatagtagagaatgatttatttcagcttttatttctttcatcacatttccagtgggtcagaagtttacatgctaccaaatactaattgagtgtattgcctttaaattgtttaacttggatcaaaggtttcaggtagccttccacaagcttcccacaataagttgggtgaattttggctcattcctcctgacagagctggtgtaactaagtcaggtttgtaggcctccttgctcgcacatgctttttcagttccgccaacaaattttctataggactgaggtcaggggctttgtgatggccactccaatgctttgcctttgttgtcctgaagccattttgccacaactttggaagtatgcttggggtcattgtccatttggaagacccttttgcgaccaagctttaacttcctgactgatgtcttgagatgttgcttcaatatagccacataattttcctgcctcatgatgccatctatttgtaaagtgcaccagtccctcctgcagcaaagtacccccacaacatgatgctgccaccctgtgcttcacggttgggatggtgttcttcagcttgcaagcctcccccttttccctccaaacataacgatggtcattatagccaaacagttgtatttttgtttcatcagaccagaggacatttttccgaaaagtacaatatttgcccccatgtgcagttgcaaactgtagtctggctttttttatggcgattttggagcagtggcttcttccttgctgagcggcctttcaggttatgtcaatataggactcgttttactgtggatagatacttttgtacccgtttcctccagcatcttcacaaggtcctttgctgttgttctgggattgatttgcacttttcgcaccaaagtacgttcatctctaggagacagaacgcatctccttcctgagcggtatgacggctgcgtggccccatggtgtttatacttgcgtactattgtttgtacagatgaacgtggtaccttctgctcccaaggattaaccagacttgtggaggtctacaaagttttctctgaggtcttggctgatttattttgattttcccatgatgtcaagcaaagtggcactgagtttgaaggtaggccttgaaatacatccacaggtacacctccaattgattcaaattatgtcaattagcctatcagaagcttctaaagccatcattttatggaaattccaagctgtttaaaaggcacagtcaacttagtgtatgtaaacttctgacccactggaattgtgattttgtggataagtgaaataatctgtctgtaaacaattgttggaaaaatgacatgtgtcatgtacaaagtagatgtcctaacttgcCAAAatgatagtttgttaacaagcaatttggggagtggttgaaaaacgagttttaatgactccaacctaagtgtatgtaaacttccgacttcaactgtattttcacAGTTTCAATAGCCTGTAAATGTCAATTTAACATATGTTTTATGACTATTGCCTAATTATTTTAGGAATATGAGATTTTGCAACATTATGGCAACATGGGATTACACAGAATAACCAAATGGCCAATAATAAAATATCGTACTTTATTAATCCCCATGGGGAGATTTGATTGCACCAGCCAAAACATACATTGCTAATAAATAcaccataaaaaaaaacacaagaagGACACACAGACCCCAAATCAGCACatcaataaataaaaaactgtTCGTGTTGAAAATCGTCATAGAATATGGTAAAAAGGATCTGCGGAAACGTTCAGTTTTGGACCTGGGTAAAATAAATGTATGCCATTGCACTGCGATGCTCCTGACATGTAGGCCTACTGTGGAGGGGTGGCTAGTGTCGGCCTCTACAGTATACTCCTGAGTCCTTTTTTGCCTGCTGTGCAGAATTTACACAATGAAGGTGGGCAACCATGATGCATATTTCTTGGTCTACTACACAGTAGCCTTTACACTAGGATGGACtggagtgtctatgtatgcatcCACAATTTATGCTGTACACATAGCCCAGACCTATCTCTAGGTATACAAAGCCAAATTCTGTCCTATCTTTAAGCACATCGCGTTCATTTCAACCAACATTCTTCTCCCCTGGAAGCCATGTTAAGGGGGCGTTTCATTCTATTTTCCCCTGGAATGATTTTTTTCCACTTTGCAGCATCAGTAGTAGCGTTGAGCCAGCCTCTTATACGGTGGTTGTGgctgtagtttttttttttaggaacAGGATACGCATAAGGACagcgaagaaaaaaaaacatagcaATTCCTCGGGGGATTTGTGAAGGGGAAACTCAGGTCTGCGTTTATTCGTGTAAAGGACGACAAACAGGTATACATTTCACGCTCACGCATATCCGGCTTATTTCGTTCGGTGGCGAGCTGCGTCTCCGAAATAATTTATTTCCATGTCTGATGAGATTACACATTCAATGCAATGAAAACAAAATGGGGGTTGCGCTGTTGCATGTGAGCAACATGATTACAAGAAAGGTTACGGCCCGATGTCCCAGACCTTTCTATTTGAGAACAGCCGCGTATTTATAGTGGACAGGCGACCAACTGAAGCGAGGCCCTTGATTAGATAGGTGTGCATAATGCTTTTTCAATACGCGTACCCTATCCGAAAAATACACGTAGGCCTACCAGCATGTGCATTTTTATTCCTGCAGAATAGAGCGTCTATGTATACACGTATTTAATTTGTCCTATATTCATGGCGATTTGTACATTGTCTTGTTATGTCGGTTAGGATCTAATTTTAAAACGTCACATTTTACgacaaacatgaattaaatgacATACGTCGAGTATTGTAGGTTACAGTAGGTGTCACGATCTTTTCCCTGTTATTTTATTTTGCCCTTGCATGGGAGCAATCGAGGATACAAAACGCATTCAAGGTGCACAAGAAAATGTAATGCATTCAATGCAATAGGGCATAGCTATCCGAAATAATATATCGGGTCTCAGATTGCAAATGGAATTTCTAAATCTGGGACTCTACTGTAAGCCACCGCGGACCTCTTCTCTACTAGTATTATTGAGTTTGTTTACAACCTCTGGCAAAGTAACCTTCCCATCTTGAAAATCAAACTAATACTCATGCACAACTTTACAATTCCTCTGAACAATGCTTCGTATTTGGCAATTTAATTGAATTCTTGAagttccaatgcagccgtttttatctcaatatcaatacatttctgggtaacaaggaAGTACTATAGTATGGTTGTTTTCAATGAaaatgatgttttttttttacaaaaatacctttttagcaaagagcaatttttcAAGCAATAATTTTTCTAGGAAGGTCTGGGAGTGGTTTGAGTggggagggaaaaacagaaaatcagatagttattggcagagagttttggaactctttcttattggtcttaaCTAATTTGCCGgtagtgatgtcaccatggaaggcgaCCCCCCCAACGGTCTTTTCGAACAGCTCTTgcattatcattttcacaatattattcaacctcagtgtggaaatatatcaAACACAGgaaaaatcacgtttttgactgcactaggCTTTTAAATGTTGTAGGCCTTTTATTCTTGAATAATTTGGAATATTCTGCTAATCTAGTGTGCTTTGCTTGTTTTATTCAGTCTCTGTTCTTATCAACTTTGCAAAGTCAAGGTATGGGTATTTTCTTGCCTACATGAGGACAATATGATGCCCCTGATAGGCCTCTTCTGTACATCTCAATCTTTGTTCCTCAAGTGTTTATGCATGTTTTATCAGTTTAAAGAATGATAAATCATATAGCCTGCGAACACGTTGGTTTACTTTTCACACCCATACTTCATATCTTGATTCTGCTACACACCTGCCTCTAGTCATTCTGCTCCCAACACAAAACCCTTACCATTTCAATGCATAGAAGCTTCAAAATGGCACAATAGGCTTCTGCAGGAgtaaatcagtggaggctggcggagtagctataggaggacgggctcattgtaatggctggaatggaataaaaggAACAGAGTCCATTCATTTCCTTTCAGCCATTACAGTGAACCTGTCctgctatagctcctcccaccagcctccactggagtAAATGTAGTCTTTACTAACTTCTTTTGGGCAAGTGGGCATTATAAAGACAGTTTTGCACAATAGGGTCTAGTGTATTTCAATTGGTTCATTGTtgcatgtatagtacaaataacCAATTAAATGTAGTTGCAATCTCCATCCTGAACACTAACCATGGTAATATGACTGCTGTCCTCCCCAGGTAGACATAGCTGAGGCAAGATGTCAGCCCGAGGAGGAAAGAAGAAGACCACCAAACTGTCCCGCTCTGCCAGAGCAGGGGTCATCTTTCCTGTGGGGAGGATGATGAGGTATCTACGCACAGGGACGCACAAGTACCGCATCGGCATGGGGGCACCCGTCTACATGGCAGCTGTCATTGAGTACCTGGCAGGTTGGTATCTCGCCtgagtgaaaacacacacaccaatgtcACACAGTGTCATCATGTGTCAGCAAACACAAAAACAATGTTCCTAAATTCACTTGTGTAAAATATGAACATTTATATTTTCTTGGTAAACGGTGGCAGAACATTTTTCTAATGACAATTTCTTGTTTAGCTGAGATTTTGGAGTTGGCAGGGAATGCAGCAAGGGACAACAAAAAAGGCAGAATAACTCCTCGGCACATTAAACTGGCTGTCGCCAACGATGAGGAGCTCAACCAGGTACAGTATAATTCCCCTTGAAACTGACATTTCAAAGATGTCCTATAATGAACTCAGCAGAGTACATTTTTCATGTTGTTCCACTTCACTTGCACAATCGTTACACCATATTATATTACAGTAGATTAGTGCCCAATAGGGATCCATAAAACTAATGATGAAGGTAGTCCCTTTGTCTTAAGTGTTCAGGAAGGTGCAGTTGACGGCAAATGGCATCTGTACCAGGTAGGATTTCATCAGGCATGAACTGCCACCGCTTTGTGGTTAACCTCGAATAGACAAACGGTTTTATTGAGGCCCCATATCCTGACAAGATAAGAGGTTAGATGCTCAATGCACtcaaaaatataattttatttttaGACAGTGGGGACATTCCGCCTGTATTCAAATAAGTGGGTATCAAATAATGATGAAATAATTACACTTAATAGACAATGATCTTTATCATTTTAGCAGGATTTTTACCACTTGCCTAGTATTTCTCAGAGGGAAGAAATTGACCAATGAGACGGAATAGTCAACTGATTCTCCTGTTCTGTGGCCTCTCAGCTTCTCAGAGGGGTGACCATATCAAACGGAGGGGTCCTGCCTCGCATCCACCCTGAGCTGCTGTCCAAGAAGAGGGGCAGCCGAGTGAAAGTGGACACTCAGGTGACCGTGCCAGAGAAGAGGGCGGAGCGCGTCAAGAGCATCAAGAAACCCACCACCAAAAAAGGCAAAGGCAAACCAGGCCGTAAGCAGAGGGTAAGTACACATGAATGACGGCAAACATCTCAATATTTGTCAATGTGTTTGTTATAGTGCGATAAGAAGCATGAGTGTGTTCTGTTTTTCATTGAttcttttgaaagaaaaacacggaAAACGACAAAGAGGCTGTTGTAGCTAACTCAACAGTGGAAGATGGGCCAGGGGATGGATTCACTATCCTCTCAGCGAAAAGCCTGTTCCTTGGACAAAAGGTATCATTAAATGTAGTCGCATGTCAGTAATGACATGTCATTCTATCACACCTTTTATAAAGATACCCCAGTCATTCACCTTGGACATAAGTGACACGAGTCAAGGTTCTAAGTGATTTTGTTATAACTTCAACTCTACATCCCCTAAAACAGCTTTCACTAACAGAGAGTGAAATTAGCAAAATTGGAACCATCAAGGTGGAGGGAATCATCAACCCTACAAATGCAGAGATGGACCTCAAAGAGGGAGTGGGTGAGAATGCCAGACCTGCTGGTCTTTTCTTCTTGGACGTGTGAAAGGCCCACGGCCCATTACAATTATCCCTCTTACCTGTTGTGTGCTCGTCTGCAGGCAGTGCCCTGGAGAAGGCAGGGGGGCGAGACTTCATGGAGGCAGTGAAAGAACTGCGGAAAGCACAGGGACCTTTGGAGGTAGCGTCAGGTATGGAGATCTGGAAACTAGAGTAAAATCTGCTGAATGAGAGGTTTGAGAAGTTTCGCATGCAATGGTAATGAAATGATGTTATTACCAAATGTGTTTATCCAAAGACCCACATTCAGCATACAGATAATAAACATCATCGACACATGATCGTCTCGCCCTCACTCACCCGTCTAGCCTCAAGTACACTGTCAATGCGTATATTTAAACCTACAAAGAAGGAGTGAAACATCAGTGTGTGTTTCCGTGTCTTCCTCCTGTAGTTGCAGTGAGCCAGGCCAGTGGGATGCCAGCTCGTTTTGTCATCCACTGTAACATCCCTCAATGGGGCTCAGAGAAGTGTGAGGACCAGCTGGAGAAGACTGTCAAGGCCTgcctctctgctgcagaggagaagAAACTCAAGTCCGTTGCCTTCCCCTCACTTCCTGCTGGCCGGTGAGACTACTCAACTACAGTTTTAAATCTATACCAGTAACAATAAAAACACTGATATGACTAAAATACATCTTAGTCACAATTGAATAATTTCATCCTTCTTCGTTATCAGTCGACTAAAACTCTGAACAATTTGTCTAGTTTTAGTCAGACATTTGTCAGTGAATTTAATAATTAGTGTACACCTATAACTTACTTCCATGTGTACATTGAGATAGTCTTATCCAACTAGGTCTACTATCCCCTCATATAGCTGGCACATTGTAACCAATGCCAGCAATGATTTACCACAGGCTACAAAGCCTTGGCTACATGTTAAACAATTTAGGCATTCAGCTTTTATCTCCCCTTCATAACCTTGGGGTGGCGGTAAATAACAGTGATTCCCTTAAAAATGGAAGAATCTGAGCTTTCTACAACAATGCCAGAAATATTACTGTACTAGTAATATTCAGTAAATAGTATgagagagtaaaaaaaaaaaagagtctaCTTACAATTGAAGTGTCCTTGCTGCCAGTTAAAAAGATTGATGAGTGACTGAAGTGACCACCTGGGAGTTGTATGGGAGAGCTGGGCAGATCAGCTCAATCAGACCGTGCTTAAAAAAACATTCATTCTGCCAATGAGAGGATTGCATTAAATATTCTGCAAGCTTATGATTGGACGTGGAATTTTCATGGCATCTCGTCAGGAGTAATTGGTCGTTGACATTTTGTCAGTTATTGTTGACTAAATTAACATAGCTCAACTTTCTGAACCAAGGCTCTTAATTAATCTTTCCTTGATTCATTCTCAAAATGCATTGAAGAAGGTCAAAGGAGGGAAGGACCTTGAACCTATCTCCTCCAATAAAGGAGATAAGGTGTGAGGAATTGTAGAAAGTCAAATTGAGATTG is a window of Salmo salar chromosome ssa18, Ssal_v3.1, whole genome shotgun sequence DNA encoding:
- the LOC106576681 gene encoding core histone macro-H2A.2, with product MSARGGKKKTTKLSRSARAGVIFPVGRMMRYLRTGTHKYRIGMGAPVYMAAVIEYLAAEILELAGNAARDNKKGRITPRHIKLAVANDEELNQLLRGVTISNGGVLPRIHPELLSKKRGSRVKVDTQVTVPEKRAERVKSIKKPTTKKGKGKPGRKQRKNTENDKEAVVANSTVEDGPGDGFTILSAKSLFLGQKLSLTESEISKIGTIKVEGIINPTNAEMDLKEGVGSALEKAGGRDFMEAVKELRKAQGPLEVASVAVSQASGMPARFVIHCNIPQWGSEKCEDQLEKTVKACLSAAEEKKLKSVAFPSLPAGRNGFPKQTAAQLILKAISNHFVSATTSSLKNIYFVLFDSESIGIYLQEMAKLDAK